ACCGGGCTGGAGGCTGGCGAGTTCGGCCCGCAAGGCGAAATGCGCCTGGCGGCCAATGCGCTGCTCGAGCAGCCGCAGGCCCAGCCATCCTTTAATACCACCCAAGCCGCTGGTTCTGCTGCCGGTGCCGGCTTCCAATATCAGTACAGTCCGCGTCCGCAATCCGTGGGCGTCCCCGCAGCTGAAGCCCAGGCCGCCTATCGCGAGTTCTTTGCGCCGCTACCGGAGGCCAATGCAACGGCGTTGCCGGCCGGTCAGGATGACATTCCACCGCTGGGCTACGCTCTGGCGCAGCTCAAGGGCATTTATATCCTCGCGGAAAACGCCCAGGGCCTGGTGCTGGTGGACATGCATGCGGCCCATGAGCGGATCATGTACGAGCGCCTGAAAGTGGCGATGGCCAGTGAAGGCTTGAGCGGCCAGCCATTGCTGGTCCCGGAATCGCTCGCCGTCAGCCAGCGCGAAGCCGATTGTGCCGAGGAACACGTCAGTTGGTTCCAGCGCCTGGGCTTCGAACTGCAGCGGCTCGGCCCGGAAACCCTGGCAATCCGCCAGATTCCGGCATTGCTCAAGCAGGCCGAGGCCAATCGCCTGGTGCAGGATGTGCTTGCCGACCTGATGGAGTACGGCACTAGCGACCGGATTCAAGCACACCTCAATGAGCTGCTGGGGACCATGGCCTGCCACGGCGCAGTGCGCGCCAACCGGCGCCTGGCCCTGCCGGAAATGAACGGCCTGCTGCGTGACATGGAAAGCACCGAACGCAGCGGTCAATGCAACCATGGCCGACCGACCTGGACCCAACTGGGCTTGGACGATCTGGACAAACTGTTCCTGCGCGGTCGCTGATGAGCCCACTACCTCCAGCGATTTTCCTGATGGGCCCGACCGCTGCGGGCAAGACTGACCTGGCGATCGAGCTGACCAAGGTCCTGCCGTGCGAGTTGATCAGCGTCGATTCGGCACTGGTTTACCGGGGTATGGACATCGGCACCGCCAAGCCTTCAAAAGAATTGCTGGCCGAGTTTCCCCATCGGCTCATCGATATTCTTGACCCGGCCGAGGCCTATTCGGCGGCCGATTTTCGCCGCGATGCCCTGGAGGCCATGGCCGACATCACCGCGCGCGGCAAGATCCCGCTGTTGGTGGGCGGCACCATGCTCTATTACAAGGCCTTGATTGACGGCCTGGCGGAAATGCCGGCGGCGGATTCGCAGGTTCGCGCGGACATTGAAGAAGAAGCTGCACGCCTTGGCTGGCAAGCCCTGCACGAACAATTGGCGCTCATCGATCCGGTATCCGCCGCGCGAATTCACCCCAACGATCCGCAGCGATTGAGCCGCGCCCTGGAAGTGTATCGGGTCAGCGGCCGGAGCATGACTGAGTTGCGGGCGCGACAATCTGCGCAAAGTACCGAAGCAGGCGCTTCGGGACGCCCACAATTGCCCTATACTGTCGCAAACTTGGCCATTGCTCCGGCAAATCGCCAGGTACTGCATGAGCGAATTAAACAAAGATTCACACAAATGTTGGAACAGGGATTCATTGACGAGGTCGTAGCCCTGCGCAAAAGAAGTGACCTGCATGCAGGTTTGCCGTCTATACGCGCTGTAGGGTACCGCCAAGTCTGGGATCACCTGGATGGCAAGCTGTCGTCAGCCGAGATGCAGGAGCGGGGAATCATCGCCACGCGCCAATTGGCGAAGCGCCAGTTCACTTGGTTGCGCGGTTGGGATGACCTGCACTGGCTGGACAGTCTCGATTGCGACAATCTGCCACGCGCCTTGAAATACTTGGGATCGGTCTCCATATTGAGCTGAGTCCTTGCAATTGCCGTCTATCCTTGGGGGTGTGACGGCTGAAAGCTTTCTGTTTACCTATTTTTTATTATTGAATCCTTAAAGGAGTGCGACACATGTCAAAAGGGCATTCGCTACAAGACCCTTACTTGAATACTTTACGTAAAGAGAAAGTTGGGGTTTCCATCTATCTGGTCAACGGGATCAAGCTGCAAGGTACGATCGAATCCTTCGACCAGTTCGTCATCCTGCTGAAGAACACCGTCAGCCAGATGGTTTACAAACACGCTATCTCGACAGTGGTACCGGTTCGTCCAATTCGTCTGCCAAGCGCATCCGAATCCGAACAGGGTGACGCTGAGCCAGGTAACGCCTGATAGGAGTCTCCTTTGTTCTTTGAGCGCCACGGTGGTGGTGAACGGGTAATCCTCGTTCACTTGGATGGACAGGACCCTGAGGCGCGCGAAGATCCGCAGGAGTTTCAGGAACTGGCAAATTCGGCTGGCGCCGAGACCGT
This region of Pseudomonas fluorescens genomic DNA includes:
- the hfq gene encoding RNA chaperone Hfq, with the translated sequence MSKGHSLQDPYLNTLRKEKVGVSIYLVNGIKLQGTIESFDQFVILLKNTVSQMVYKHAISTVVPVRPIRLPSASESEQGDAEPGNA
- the miaA gene encoding tRNA (adenosine(37)-N6)-dimethylallyltransferase MiaA, with the protein product MSPLPPAIFLMGPTAAGKTDLAIELTKVLPCELISVDSALVYRGMDIGTAKPSKELLAEFPHRLIDILDPAEAYSAADFRRDALEAMADITARGKIPLLVGGTMLYYKALIDGLAEMPAADSQVRADIEEEAARLGWQALHEQLALIDPVSAARIHPNDPQRLSRALEVYRVSGRSMTELRARQSAQSTEAGASGRPQLPYTVANLAIAPANRQVLHERIKQRFTQMLEQGFIDEVVALRKRSDLHAGLPSIRAVGYRQVWDHLDGKLSSAEMQERGIIATRQLAKRQFTWLRGWDDLHWLDSLDCDNLPRALKYLGSVSILS